In Vibrio sp. JC009, a single window of DNA contains:
- a CDS encoding methyl-accepting chemotaxis protein: MSIRKLLLMGALLATTALVILFALLYVTTSKHEQLYHSQVERYNSYLLADELRQSSDDLTRLARTYVMTGDDKYEKMYWDILAIRNGDKARPQHMERIYWDLVLNYGEKPSPDGERESLQSLMEKAGFTDEEFRQLTQAQNNSDGLVTTETIAMNAVKGLFDNGSGSYTKRGEPDREMARRIMHDNQYHADKAKIMKPVNEFLALLDERTKTQVIDKAKEAAYFENLVLICILITIVIILVSFYFIYTGIMRQIGGEPVTVLNSMNKIAEGDLVSSGAEGKYSRKGLSAGLSTMTDSLDATISSVKLAANDVAQAAQDLSVVSTQTREGIAQQFSEVEQVATAMNQMSSTVSEVARSAEDTSTSVEDANSQVTNVNSAVAVVVDNVKSLSDEITSISKVIEDLNTETDNIDSVLSVIGEIADQTNLLALNAAIEAARAGEQGRGFAVVADEVRTLASRTQTSTSEIQEIISSLQAGAGRASTAMQKGLDRVSTTVSEVEAAGQSIEQIAASVTDISEKSMMIASASNEQQSVAEEINRNLSRINQVANESSQSSNQIADSSAHLRQLASNLQALVDNFKTK, encoded by the coding sequence ATGAGTATTAGAAAATTGTTGCTGATGGGTGCGTTGCTTGCAACGACTGCTCTGGTGATTTTATTTGCACTTTTGTATGTAACAACGTCAAAGCATGAACAGCTGTATCACAGCCAGGTGGAAAGGTATAACTCTTACCTGTTGGCGGATGAGCTAAGGCAGAGTTCCGATGACCTGACTCGTCTGGCACGTACCTACGTGATGACCGGCGATGATAAGTACGAAAAAATGTACTGGGATATCCTGGCTATCCGAAATGGTGATAAAGCCCGCCCTCAACATATGGAACGTATCTATTGGGATTTAGTGCTGAACTATGGTGAAAAGCCAAGTCCGGATGGTGAGCGTGAATCGCTTCAGTCTCTGATGGAAAAAGCCGGCTTTACCGACGAAGAGTTCAGGCAACTGACTCAGGCACAAAATAATTCAGACGGTTTGGTTACCACTGAAACCATTGCTATGAATGCCGTGAAAGGTTTGTTTGATAATGGTAGTGGCAGTTACACAAAACGCGGTGAGCCTGACCGGGAGATGGCGCGTCGTATTATGCACGATAACCAGTATCATGCAGATAAAGCGAAAATCATGAAGCCGGTAAACGAATTCCTGGCTCTTTTAGATGAACGAACCAAAACACAGGTTATCGATAAGGCAAAAGAGGCTGCCTATTTCGAAAATCTGGTACTGATCTGTATCCTGATTACCATCGTAATCATTCTGGTCTCTTTCTACTTTATTTATACCGGCATTATGCGTCAGATCGGTGGTGAGCCTGTCACCGTTCTGAACTCAATGAACAAGATTGCCGAGGGGGATCTGGTAAGCTCAGGTGCTGAAGGTAAGTATTCCAGAAAAGGCTTATCAGCGGGTCTGTCAACCATGACCGACTCTCTGGATGCGACTATTTCAAGCGTAAAACTGGCTGCAAATGATGTGGCTCAGGCGGCGCAGGATCTGTCCGTTGTCAGTACTCAGACCCGTGAAGGTATTGCGCAGCAGTTTAGCGAAGTGGAGCAGGTTGCAACTGCAATGAATCAGATGTCTTCAACGGTAAGCGAAGTTGCCCGGAGTGCGGAAGATACTTCAACCTCTGTTGAAGATGCGAATTCTCAGGTAACCAATGTAAACTCTGCTGTCGCTGTGGTTGTCGACAATGTGAAATCTCTGTCTGATGAAATTACCTCTATCTCGAAAGTGATTGAAGATCTGAATACAGAAACAGACAACATCGATTCTGTACTTAGCGTTATTGGTGAGATTGCTGACCAGACCAATCTGCTGGCTCTTAACGCTGCAATTGAAGCCGCGCGTGCCGGTGAGCAGGGACGAGGCTTTGCCGTAGTTGCTGATGAAGTAAGAACCCTTGCCAGCAGAACTCAGACTTCTACTTCTGAGATTCAGGAAATCATCTCCAGTCTTCAGGCTGGTGCAGGCCGTGCGTCGACAGCAATGCAGAAAGGTCTGGACAGAGTGTCTACCACAGTTTCTGAAGTGGAAGCCGCTGGCCAGAGCATTGAGCAGATCGCCGCTTCTGTTACCGATATCAGCGAGAAGAGCATGATGATCGCAAGTGCTTCAAATGAGCAGCAATCGGTTGCTGAAGAGATCAACCGTAACCTGTCCCGTATTAATCAGGTTGCCAATGAATCTTCACAGAGCTCAAATCAGATTGCCGATTCAAGTGCTCACCTGAGACAGCTTGCATCAAATCTGCAGGCGCTGGTAGATAACTTTAAGACCAAATAA
- a CDS encoding TetR/AcrR family transcriptional regulator: protein MATKKPKISETTTNRRNPSQVRSREKVEKILLAVKYLIEKNGVASLKIGDIAKKAGVSPSSIYQYFSDKETIIIALAEHYMEQIRTLIEQNLQVLEGHAQISDVIHKNFVDIYELHHKEPALREIWFESVDPKLNQLAFEDTQRNANMILQRIDKYIDESKKEAAGEFVLLVTTQFAATLRLGIAYGEEQGRHFIDMHANMVANCLKEYIGTEAF from the coding sequence ATGGCAACAAAGAAACCAAAGATTTCTGAGACGACAACAAACAGGCGTAACCCTTCTCAGGTCAGAAGTCGTGAGAAAGTTGAAAAGATTCTTCTGGCGGTAAAATACCTGATAGAAAAAAACGGTGTGGCTAGCCTGAAAATAGGCGATATTGCTAAGAAGGCGGGCGTTTCGCCAAGTTCTATCTACCAGTATTTCTCTGATAAAGAGACCATCATTATTGCTCTGGCTGAGCATTATATGGAGCAGATCCGGACACTTATAGAGCAAAACCTGCAAGTTCTTGAGGGACACGCTCAGATATCAGACGTGATTCATAAAAACTTTGTTGATATTTATGAGCTTCACCACAAGGAACCAGCGCTAAGAGAAATCTGGTTTGAGTCTGTGGACCCAAAACTGAATCAACTCGCCTTTGAAGATACTCAAAGGAATGCGAACATGATTCTACAGCGTATCGACAAGTATATCGACGAAAGTAAAAAAGAGGCTGCCGGTGAGTTTGTGCTGCTGGTAACCACTCAATTTGCAGCCACTCTCAGGTTGGGAATTGCCTACGGAGAGGAGCAGGGCAGACACTTTATTGATATGCACGCCAATATGGTGGCAAATTGTCTGAAAGAGTATATCGGTACAGAGGCGTTTTAA
- a CDS encoding MFS transporter, producing the protein MNTKPLSKWKMAAFAMGNFGWCIATFSYSILITYFYYPPVVDGTAEIPEFISRSPVLFGATIVGLIYAFNRILDAVSDPIIANLSDRSTSRFGRRRFFMMLSFIPTALASAAIFYPPVSESSGMNVLWLIGCCVVVTISLTMYCVPYMSLMPELGKTGRERVLISTFCSVTWALGFAAGQLVWVIKDNLQNSGYTPVEAMQMAVAFFSLLGIIGMLIPILAINEDRDCHKGEAQRPHENQGMFSALKNAMQNRNFAIFTVSNGLAFMSRFFLEVGAIYYITMLMGLPESNASMMMMTLFGLSFVLYPVVVKLSKHYTKKSLFRFALAAQGTLLITFSLCSYVPQPDLLGWSIIVLFSFPLAILGIIPNVIVSDLALSDTKETGHKREALFFGANMFAYKAATSLTALIFPSLIIIGSLREQGVSPEPTEFGVTMTALIAGLLAYTGVWLMRKYDEHHILETIGEAIPSRAS; encoded by the coding sequence GTGAATACCAAACCTTTATCTAAGTGGAAAATGGCTGCGTTTGCGATGGGCAATTTTGGTTGGTGTATTGCAACCTTTTCCTATTCCATTTTAATCACCTATTTTTACTACCCGCCGGTGGTTGACGGCACCGCAGAAATTCCTGAATTTATCAGCCGCTCCCCTGTTTTGTTTGGCGCAACCATTGTCGGCCTTATCTACGCCTTTAACCGGATTTTAGATGCGGTATCCGATCCGATCATTGCCAACCTGAGCGACCGTTCCACCAGCCGTTTTGGCCGCCGCCGCTTCTTTATGATGCTGAGCTTTATTCCCACCGCTCTGGCTTCGGCGGCAATCTTTTATCCGCCGGTTTCAGAATCCAGCGGCATGAATGTGCTCTGGTTAATTGGTTGCTGTGTGGTGGTGACCATCAGCCTGACCATGTACTGCGTTCCCTATATGTCACTTATGCCAGAGCTTGGCAAAACCGGCCGCGAGCGCGTGCTTATCTCAACATTCTGCTCGGTAACCTGGGCACTGGGTTTTGCGGCAGGACAGCTTGTCTGGGTTATTAAAGACAACCTGCAAAACAGCGGTTACACCCCGGTGGAAGCAATGCAGATGGCCGTGGCATTTTTCTCTCTGTTGGGCATTATCGGTATGTTAATTCCTATTCTTGCGATCAATGAAGACAGGGATTGCCACAAGGGTGAAGCCCAGCGTCCGCATGAAAATCAGGGCATGTTCAGCGCACTGAAAAATGCCATGCAGAACCGTAACTTCGCCATTTTCACCGTCTCAAATGGTCTGGCCTTTATGTCCCGGTTCTTTCTGGAAGTGGGCGCAATCTACTACATCACAATGCTGATGGGGCTTCCGGAGTCCAACGCCTCCATGATGATGATGACGCTGTTTGGCCTGAGCTTTGTGCTTTACCCGGTTGTGGTTAAACTGTCTAAACATTACACCAAAAAGTCGCTATTCCGCTTTGCGCTCGCGGCGCAGGGAACATTGCTGATCACTTTCTCGCTTTGCTCTTATGTTCCTCAGCCGGATCTGCTGGGCTGGTCGATTATCGTTCTGTTCTCCTTCCCGCTGGCGATTCTTGGCATTATTCCTAATGTAATTGTTTCTGACCTTGCACTTTCGGACACCAAAGAGACCGGCCATAAAAGAGAAGCCCTTTTCTTCGGTGCCAATATGTTTGCCTACAAAGCAGCCACGTCACTCACCGCGCTGATTTTCCCTTCACTTATTATTATCGGCTCGCTAAGAGAGCAGGGAGTTTCTCCTGAGCCAACCGAATTTGGCGTAACCATGACTGCGCTTATCGCTGGCCTGCTGGCTTATACCGGCGTCTGGCTGATGAGAAAGTACGACGAACACCATATTTTAGAAACGATTGGCGAAGCTATTCCAAGCCGCGCAAGCTAA
- a CDS encoding alpha-galactosidase: protein MIFENKSTKEFHLQTDETSYIIKVAETGHLINLHYGRKIRHQEEFSALDQRFNVKLGSTTEYSPGSGCLTLETLKLEAPAYGKGDYRDPQFQIEYPDGSRTSDFLYKNHVISQQKTRLEGLPSTHSSDAKKTGATLTIVLEEPVKKLQLHLHYSIFEKANIISRSAEIINSGVESVTVDKALSACIDFSESDFELLHLEGKWTREAHITRHPLAKGQFTIDSKKGVSGANHNPFLSLVKPDCTEQSGECYGFGLLYSGNHECSVEVSPYDFTRVMLGINSFDFRWQLAAGEKLALPEVVMTFSRSGLNGMSQNFHRMVNKHLIATRWQGHPRPVQVNNWEATYFDFNSSKLTAIGKKAKELGIELFVLDDGWFGHRDDETTSLGDYFDNKKLSGGVARLSKKIRSMGLQFGIWVEPEMVSVDSELYRKHPDWAVKLSDRSPSFGRHQLVIDMTNPKVIDYLYEQLSDLFTRTKVDYVKWDHNRNFSDIYSAHLSREEQSGFAHRYVLGLYQLLERLTQAFPDILFESCSSGGNRFDLGMLAYMPQTWTSDNTDAQERMKIQYGTSLLYPQSTMSAHVSGRPSHQVLRNTPIESRFNVAAFGNLGYQLDITQLTSFETKAVKAQIAFYKKHRNLLQYGELHRLESPFEHNQMLWAVVSEDKSEALFGLYQQLQESNGNLETPRLDMLDPESLYKIESRPQFINIRHFGNLVNEHLPVSIKDRGVLHGIIANNYMHEVTREEYQMYGDQIAAFGIPLKAQFVGTEMTEHVRYMGDCGSRIYHIKA from the coding sequence ATGATTTTCGAAAACAAAAGCACAAAAGAGTTTCACCTGCAAACAGATGAAACCAGCTACATCATCAAGGTGGCCGAAACCGGTCACCTGATTAATCTGCACTACGGAAGGAAAATTCGCCATCAGGAAGAATTTTCCGCATTAGACCAGCGTTTTAATGTCAAACTCGGCTCAACTACCGAATACTCACCGGGATCCGGCTGCCTGACTCTGGAAACTTTAAAACTGGAAGCACCTGCTTACGGTAAGGGCGATTACCGCGATCCGCAGTTCCAGATTGAGTACCCGGACGGCAGCCGCACATCTGACTTTCTCTATAAAAACCATGTGATCAGTCAGCAGAAAACCCGTCTTGAAGGACTGCCTTCCACCCATAGTTCAGATGCGAAAAAAACAGGTGCAACCCTGACCATAGTGCTTGAGGAACCGGTCAAAAAACTGCAGCTCCACCTGCATTACAGCATTTTTGAAAAAGCGAATATTATTTCCCGCAGTGCCGAAATTATTAATTCCGGTGTTGAATCAGTCACTGTAGACAAAGCATTAAGTGCCTGCATCGATTTCTCTGAATCTGACTTTGAGCTGCTGCATCTCGAAGGAAAGTGGACCAGAGAAGCCCATATCACCAGGCACCCTCTGGCAAAAGGCCAGTTCACTATAGATTCTAAAAAAGGAGTAAGCGGTGCAAATCACAACCCTTTTTTAAGTCTGGTAAAACCGGACTGCACAGAGCAATCCGGTGAATGTTACGGATTTGGCCTGCTCTACAGTGGCAATCACGAATGTAGCGTTGAAGTCTCGCCTTATGATTTCACCCGGGTGATGCTGGGTATCAACAGCTTTGATTTTCGCTGGCAGTTAGCGGCCGGAGAAAAACTGGCGCTTCCTGAAGTGGTCATGACCTTCAGCCGCAGTGGCTTAAACGGCATGAGCCAGAACTTCCACAGGATGGTGAATAAGCACCTTATCGCCACCCGCTGGCAGGGACACCCGCGTCCGGTTCAGGTAAATAACTGGGAAGCGACCTATTTTGACTTTAACAGCTCTAAACTGACCGCCATTGGCAAAAAAGCCAAAGAGCTGGGAATTGAACTGTTTGTTCTGGATGATGGCTGGTTTGGTCACAGGGACGATGAAACCACCAGCCTGGGCGATTATTTCGATAATAAAAAGCTCTCCGGCGGTGTTGCCAGACTGAGTAAAAAAATCAGGTCCATGGGACTGCAATTTGGTATCTGGGTTGAGCCGGAAATGGTCTCGGTAGACAGCGAGCTTTACCGCAAGCATCCCGACTGGGCAGTAAAGCTGTCTGACCGCTCCCCTTCTTTTGGACGGCACCAGTTGGTTATCGATATGACCAACCCGAAAGTCATCGACTATTTATATGAGCAGTTAAGTGACCTGTTCACCCGAACAAAAGTGGATTACGTCAAATGGGATCATAACCGCAACTTCAGTGACATCTATTCCGCCCACCTTTCAAGAGAAGAGCAATCAGGTTTCGCTCACCGTTATGTACTGGGGCTTTATCAGTTGCTCGAACGGCTGACCCAGGCTTTTCCTGATATCTTGTTTGAATCCTGCTCAAGTGGCGGCAACCGTTTTGATTTAGGTATGCTGGCGTATATGCCCCAGACCTGGACCAGCGACAACACCGATGCTCAGGAACGAATGAAAATCCAGTACGGCACTTCTCTGCTCTACCCTCAGTCCACAATGAGTGCCCATGTCAGCGGCAGACCGTCGCATCAGGTGCTGCGCAACACGCCAATTGAAAGCCGCTTTAATGTCGCCGCTTTTGGTAATCTGGGTTATCAGCTGGATATTACTCAGCTTACCTCTTTTGAAACTAAAGCGGTCAAGGCGCAGATAGCCTTCTATAAAAAGCACCGCAACCTGCTTCAGTACGGCGAGCTCCACAGACTAGAGTCGCCTTTTGAGCATAACCAGATGCTTTGGGCAGTAGTCAGTGAAGACAAGTCAGAAGCCCTGTTTGGCCTGTATCAGCAGCTTCAGGAGAGCAACGGTAATCTTGAAACCCCGAGGCTGGATATGCTTGACCCGGAAAGCCTGTACAAAATAGAAAGCCGCCCTCAATTTATCAATATCCGCCATTTCGGAAATCTGGTAAACGAGCACCTGCCGGTCAGTATCAAGGACAGAGGCGTACTGCACGGCATCATAGCCAACAACTATATGCATGAAGTCACCCGCGAAGAGTACCAAATGTACGGAGACCAGATCGCCGCCTTCGGCATCCCTCTGAAAGCCCAGTTTGTCGGCACAGAAATGACAGAACATGTCAGATACATGGGCGACTGCGGCTCGCGGATTTATCATATAAAGGCTTAA
- the glpA gene encoding anaerobic glycerol-3-phosphate dehydrogenase subunit A codes for MESAAQFETEVIIIGGGATGTGIMRDCALRGISCILLEKDDIASGTTGRNHGLLHSGARYAVTDQHSAKECIGENKILKKIARHCIEETEGLFITLPEDDLSFQDTFVNSCTSAGIETKKLTPKEALALEPNVNPELIGAVQVPDGTLDPFRLCASNVLDAKEHGARVFNHTQVTSLIREGDCIIGVNCINTRTNHKFRIFGHEVINAAGIWGQNICEYADLKIRMFPAKGSLLILDYRINNLVINRCRKPADADILVPGDTISIIGTTSEHIDYDQIDDLHVNASEVDILLEEGAKLSPIMNNTRILRAYAGVRPLVSVDDDPSGRNISRGIVLLDHQERDGLKGLTTITGGKLMTYRLMAEQATDIVAKKLGNTEPCTTHTRPLPGSNETPKEIKRSASIAKPVYESAIYRHGERAQAFLSEQPKSQAVICECEMVTAGEIEYAIKRLDVKNLIDLRRRTRLGMGPCQGELCAYRAASLFQEYGEISGYESGQLLVHFLEERWKGIKPIFWGDALREAEFSYWIYEGLFGTGDIPQNPASASGRKQETSEGEEE; via the coding sequence ATGGAATCAGCAGCTCAATTTGAAACAGAAGTGATTATTATCGGCGGGGGCGCAACCGGCACCGGCATTATGCGCGACTGTGCGCTGCGTGGTATCAGTTGCATCCTGCTGGAAAAGGACGATATCGCCTCAGGTACAACCGGCCGCAATCATGGCTTGCTGCACTCGGGTGCCCGTTACGCCGTTACCGATCAGCACTCCGCCAAAGAGTGTATTGGTGAAAACAAGATACTAAAGAAAATCGCACGTCACTGTATTGAAGAGACAGAAGGGCTGTTTATCACCCTGCCTGAAGATGATCTCAGCTTTCAGGATACCTTTGTCAACTCCTGCACCTCCGCCGGTATTGAGACCAAAAAACTGACCCCCAAGGAAGCACTGGCTCTGGAACCCAACGTAAACCCAGAATTAATTGGCGCTGTGCAGGTCCCGGACGGAACGCTGGATCCATTCCGCCTGTGCGCCTCAAACGTACTGGATGCCAAAGAGCACGGTGCACGGGTATTTAACCATACGCAGGTCACCTCTCTTATCCGCGAAGGCGACTGCATTATCGGCGTCAACTGTATCAATACCCGTACCAATCATAAATTCCGTATCTTCGGCCATGAGGTGATTAATGCCGCCGGGATCTGGGGCCAGAATATCTGTGAGTATGCGGATCTGAAAATCAGAATGTTCCCGGCAAAAGGCTCGCTGCTTATCCTGGATTACCGAATCAATAATCTGGTTATCAACCGCTGCCGTAAACCTGCCGATGCCGATATTCTGGTGCCGGGCGATACCATCTCGATTATCGGCACCACTTCAGAGCATATTGATTATGATCAGATTGATGATCTGCATGTCAACGCCAGCGAAGTTGATATCCTGCTGGAAGAAGGCGCAAAACTTTCTCCTATTATGAACAACACCCGTATTCTGCGCGCCTATGCCGGTGTCCGCCCTCTTGTCTCTGTGGATGACGACCCCAGCGGAAGAAATATCAGCCGAGGCATAGTACTGCTTGATCATCAGGAAAGAGACGGCCTTAAAGGACTGACCACCATTACCGGCGGCAAACTGATGACCTACCGTCTGATGGCTGAACAGGCCACGGATATTGTCGCGAAGAAACTGGGCAATACTGAGCCATGTACGACTCATACACGCCCGCTGCCCGGCTCTAATGAAACGCCGAAAGAAATAAAACGCAGCGCAAGCATTGCCAAACCGGTTTATGAGTCGGCTATCTACCGTCACGGCGAACGGGCCCAGGCTTTTCTTTCTGAGCAACCGAAAAGTCAGGCAGTGATCTGCGAATGTGAAATGGTAACGGCCGGTGAAATCGAATATGCCATCAAACGCCTGGATGTGAAAAACCTGATTGACCTGCGCCGCCGTACCCGGCTGGGCATGGGGCCATGTCAGGGCGAGCTCTGCGCCTATCGTGCAGCCAGTCTGTTTCAGGAATACGGTGAGATTTCCGGCTATGAGTCCGGACAGCTTCTGGTTCACTTCCTTGAAGAGCGCTGGAAAGGAATTAAGCCCATATTCTGGGGTGATGCGCTAAGAGAAGCGGAATTCAGCTACTGGATTTATGAAGGCTTGTTTGGCACAGGCGATATCCCGCAAAACCCGGCTTCCGCTTCGGGTCGTAAACAGGAAACCAGCGAAGGGGAGGAAGAGTAA
- the glpB gene encoding glycerol-3-phosphate dehydrogenase subunit GlpB: MMHYDVIIIGGGVAGYSAGMRCLENGLRTAIVSSGQSALHFSSGSIDLLSHSPVTGEVMEYPLQEIEKLAEIKPNHPYAKLGTEKIAEAMAWYTKAMDRAGLPLTHLESKANHFRISTMGTLKATWLSQPYVKKLDFSFEALRNIKCIMMISLEGFRDFQPKIAQDNLRRYAEFNRLEIHTRLINITGFGQINRNPNEFRSIDISRILREEAQFQELVNQLMSVATPDDLVVIPSIMGNGDGLALLDKLRKQTGLMLHEVPTMPPSLLGIRIEDVMMRSFIKNGGSLLKGDEVLSGEVGEINGALSISSLRTRKMAEIELTADHYVLASGSFFSKGMVAKQNSIIEPIFNLDISETGPRASWYQKDFFTKDPHAFLSFGVETDNQLLPFINGKKVTNLFCTGSVLSGYNPVAHGCGGGVAICTAYAAVDHILAEREEKAALKEVNA, from the coding sequence ATGATGCACTACGACGTAATCATTATAGGCGGCGGTGTTGCCGGTTATTCTGCCGGAATGCGCTGCCTGGAAAACGGTCTGAGAACGGCTATCGTCAGTAGCGGACAGAGCGCTCTGCATTTTTCCTCAGGCTCCATTGATCTGCTTTCGCACTCCCCGGTTACCGGAGAGGTGATGGAATACCCGCTGCAGGAAATCGAAAAACTTGCGGAAATAAAACCAAACCACCCCTACGCAAAACTGGGGACTGAGAAAATAGCGGAAGCGATGGCGTGGTACACAAAGGCAATGGACAGAGCAGGCCTTCCGCTCACTCACCTTGAATCCAAAGCCAATCACTTCAGAATCTCTACCATGGGCACCCTGAAAGCTACCTGGCTATCCCAGCCGTATGTTAAAAAGCTCGATTTTTCCTTTGAAGCATTACGCAATATCAAATGCATCATGATGATCTCACTGGAAGGCTTCAGGGATTTTCAGCCGAAAATCGCGCAGGACAACCTTCGAAGATACGCCGAGTTTAACCGGCTCGAGATTCACACCCGCCTGATAAACATTACTGGTTTTGGTCAGATAAACCGTAACCCCAATGAATTTCGCTCCATTGATATCTCCAGAATACTGCGCGAAGAGGCTCAGTTTCAGGAGCTGGTCAATCAGTTAATGTCCGTGGCGACACCGGATGATCTTGTGGTTATCCCTTCCATTATGGGCAATGGTGACGGACTGGCGCTGTTAGATAAGCTCAGAAAGCAGACCGGCCTGATGCTTCATGAAGTCCCGACCATGCCACCTTCTCTGCTGGGTATCCGTATTGAGGATGTGATGATGCGCTCCTTTATCAAAAACGGCGGAAGCCTGTTAAAAGGCGATGAAGTACTTAGTGGTGAAGTCGGGGAAATAAACGGCGCACTTAGCATTTCCAGCCTGCGCACCAGAAAAATGGCAGAAATAGAACTTACCGCCGATCACTATGTGCTCGCCAGCGGCAGCTTTTTTAGCAAGGGAATGGTCGCCAAGCAAAACAGCATTATCGAACCCATATTTAATCTCGATATTTCAGAAACAGGCCCAAGAGCCAGCTGGTATCAAAAGGACTTCTTTACCAAAGATCCCCACGCTTTTCTCTCATTTGGCGTAGAAACAGACAATCAACTGCTGCCATTTATTAACGGAAAAAAGGTCACCAACCTGTTCTGCACAGGCTCTGTGCTTTCAGGTTATAACCCTGTAGCCCACGGCTGCGGAGGGGGCGTGGCTATCTGCACAGCATATGCCGCCGTCGATCATATTCTTGCAGAGCGGGAAGAAAAAGCAGCACTGAAGGAGGTCAACGCATGA